CGCTGTTCGACCCCGGCCGCGAAAAGATCATCCGGTAAGGGCGACTCAGTAGAGCTACCGACGGACCACCCGCATTCAGACGTCCATCCCACGCCATGACAGACACAGAATCCGACACTGGACCCGACGCATTGCCCGTGCAGTACGTTGACATCGAACGCGCGCGCGAACGCCTCGACGACGACACCGTCGTCAAGCAGACGCCCGTCGAGCGGAGCACCTCCCTCGGCGCGCTCGTCGACGCGGAGGTGTACCTGAAGATGGAGCACCTCCAGTGGACGGGGTCGTTCAAGACCCGCGGCGCGTACAATAAAATCAGCCAAGACGTCGAAAACGGCGTCGAGGAGTTCGTCGCCGCCAGCGCTGGGAACCACGCCCAAGGTGTCGCGCTCGCGGCGACGCGATGTGGGGCCCAATCGACGATCTATATGCCCGAGGACGCCCCGCAGGCGAAGGTCGACGCGACGCGGAGCTACGGGGCGACGGTGAAGTTGGAAGGCAAAGACTTCCAAGAGACGATGAGCCACGCCCAAGCGGCCGTCGAGGAGAGCGACGCGGCGTTCGTCCACGCCTACGACGACACCGACATCATCGCCGGACAGGGTACGCTCGGAACCGAGATGTACCACGACAACCCCGACGTCGACACGGTGATCGTCCCGATCGGCGGCGGCGGCCTGATCAGCGGAATCTCGACGGCGCTGAAGCACCTCTCGCCGGAGACGCGCGTCGTCGGCGTGCAGGCCACCGGCGCGGAGACGGTGCACGAGAGCCTCGACAAGGGCATTCCGGTCACGCTCGACGAGGTCGACACCATCGCCGACGGGATCGCGACCGGCGGCATCTCGGAGGCGACGCTGTCGATCATCCGAGCGAACGTCGACGAGGTGGTCACCGTCACCGACACCGAGATCGCCCAAGCGATCCTCTTCTTGATGGAGCGCGCCAAGCAGGTTGTCGAAGGCGCGGGCGCGGCGTCGGTCGCGGCGCTTCTGAGTGACGATCTCGACGTCTCCGGCGAGACGGTGATGCCGCTTCTCTGCGGCGGCAACCTCGATATGACGCAGTTACAGACGGTCGTCGTCCACGCGCTGACCCAGCGGAAACAGCGCATCCGCCTGCGCGTCCGCATCGACGACCGCCCGGGGAAGATGCAGGAACTGTCGGGCATCATCGCCGACCAAGAGGCGAACATCCACGACGTGCGCCACGACCGCTCGGTGGAAGACCTCGAAGTCGGCGAGGCGTACCTCGTCTTCGACGTCGAAACGAGCGGGGCCGAGCACGCTGACGCGATCATCGATGCGATCGAGGCGGCCGACTACAGCGTCGAGGACGTGACGCGAGCGGACGCGTAGTCAGCGATAAAAACGGATATCGAGGTGGCGGAGTCGGGTTACTCCGCGTGTCCGCGGGCTTCGAGTTCTTCTGCGATCGCGGGCGCGACCTCGTGGAGGTCGGCGATCACCGCGTAGTCGGCCTTCTGAATGATCGCTGCCTCCGGATCCGTGTTGACCGCGAGGATGTTCTCCGCTCCCTTACAGCCGACCATGTGCTGGACGGCCCCGCTGATCCCGCAGGGGATGTAGATCTCGGGTGCGATCTTCGCGCCGGTCTGGCCGATCTGATCGTCGTGGGGTCGCCAGCCCTCGTTGACCGCCGCGCGCGAGGAGCCGAGCGCGGCGTTCGGGACGCGCTCGACCAGCGCTTCGAGTTCGGAGAAGTCCCCGTCGGTGCCGCGGCCGCCGGAGACGACCACCCGGGCCTCCCCGAGCGGGACGCCCTCGATATCCGACTCCTCGACCTCAGTGAGTTGTACGCGGAGGTCGCTCTCGTCGACGTCTGGGGCGAACGCCTCCACGGCGGCCGCGTCGCCGCCGGTTTCGGCCGCCGAGACCTCGTTGGCCGCGACCGTGAGGAGGTTCGTGTCGGCGGTGAGCTTCGAGTGCTCGATGAGCGTGCCGCCCCATCGCTGGCGGGTGAGCTCGTAGGCCTCGCCGACCGCGACCTCGGTGACCTCCGCGGCCATCGGTTCGTCGAGCTTCGCGGCCGCGTGCGAGAGCGTCTCCGCTCCCCGATCGGTGCCGGGCGCGATCACAGCTTCGGTGCCGAGTTCCTCGGCGCACTGGACGACCGCCCGTCCGTACGCCTCCGGCGCGTAGTCCGCGAGGGCGTCGTCGTCGACGACGCGGAGCGTCTGGACGCCGTGTGCGCCGATTTGTTCTGCGACCGCGTCGGCTTCGGGGCCGAACGCGACCGCATCGAGCGATTCGCCGGTCTGATCGGCGACGTCTCGGGCGAGCGCGAGAGCCTGCAGCGAGACGTCGTCGACGTCGCCGTCGTCGTGTTCGACGAGTGTGAGCACCATCTCAGACCACCTCCAGCTCTTCGAGGACGTCGACGACGTCTTCGGCCGCCTCGGGGCTCTCGCCGAGGATCTCGGCGGGGCTGTCGTCGGTCTCCGGAACTTCGAGTTCGACGAGTTCGAGACCTTCCTCGTGCGGTGCCGGCGACTGCTGGTCGACGGACGCCTTCCGCGCCTGCATCTTCGCGCGCATCGAGGGGTATCGCGGCTCGTTCAGCCCTTCCTTGACGGTGATGACCGCGGGGAGGTCGATCTCGTAGACCTCCGAGCCGCCGGGGACGTCGCGTTTCGCGGTCGCGATCCCGTCGGCGATGTCGAGGTCTTTGATCCCGGTGATACAGGGCAGGTCGAGCTGTTCGGCGACTCGAACGCCGATTTGGTGGTTCGCCGTGTCGGCCGACTCGTTCCCGAACAGCAGGAGGTCGAAGTTGGTATCGCCCTCCTCGACCGCGTCGGCGATGGCACTGGCCGTGCCGACGGGGCCCCACTCCTCGTCTCCTCCATCGAGGAGAATGCCGTTGTCGGCACCCATCGCGATGGCCGAGCGGAGCTGTTCGGTCGCGTCCTCCGCGCCGAGCGTGAGGATGGTGACGTTGCCGCCGTGTTCCTCGACGAGCTGGACGCCTTCCTCGACCGCGCACTCCTCGTGCGGGCTGAAGGTGAAACCCAAAGACGTCGTGTCGATCGCTTGTTTGTCGTCGGTCAGTGAGACCTTCGCGCCCGTTTCCGGGACGCGTTTGATTGCTGTGAGTATCTCCATTGGTGTGTCCTCCATCTCCTCCGTCAGTACTCGTTGCGGAAGAGGCGGTCGTTGTCGGGGTCGAAGACGCCGCCGTTACCGGCGACCTCGACCTCGACGGGGTACTGCTGGCCGAAGTACTCGACTTGAAGCTGTTCGCCCTCATTGGCGTACTCCTGCGGCAGATAGGAGAGGAGAAGGTGCTTGCCGACCGAGGGGCCGGTTCCGGCGGAGGTGACGTAGGAGCGACGTCCCTCGTCGTCGATGAGGACCGCTCCATCGCTGTCGAGTACGGGTTCGCCGCCCGTCATAAACCGCGGCTCGCCGCCGTCCGGCGCGTGGTCCGTGACCGACAGCGTACACAGCGTCGCCGTGTTCTCCTCGTCGATCGCCTCGGCGTAGGCCTCCTTGCCGATGAAATCGGCGTCCTTGACGCCGTGGAAGGTCAGCCCCGCCTCGGCGGGGTTGTAGTCGATTTCGAGCTCCGCGCCCATCAGGCGGTAGCTCTTCTCCATTCGTCCGGTCTCGCCGTAGACGCCGGTGCCGACGGGGCGGATGTCGAACTCTTGGCCGGCCTCGTAGATGGTGTCCCAGAGGCGCTGACCGCGGTCCATCGGCGCGTAGATCTCCCACCCGAACTCGCCGACGTAGGAGATGCGCAGCGCCTTCGCGGTGACGCCGTTGATTGTGACGTCCTTCATCTCCGCGAAGTCGAAGGAATCGGCCGTCATCGGTTCCTCGCTGATGGAGTCCATCAGAGCCTCCGCGTTCGGGCCCCAGACGCCGAGCGTACAGAGCTCCGAAGAGCGGCCGATGAGTTCGGCGTCGCCTTCCAGTTTCCCGCCGAACCACGTGCGGTCCTGGCCGGCGTGGGCACCGCCGGTGATGACGCGGTAGTGGTTCTCGCCGAGGCGGGCGACGGTCAGGTCCGCGACGAATCCCGCGTTCGGCGCGAGAATCGGCGTGTAGACCGCGTCGTCGACGGCGATATCCATCCTAGCGACGCAGAGTCGTTCCATATTCTCCTCGGCGTCGCTGCCGATGATGTCGAAGATACCGAAGCCGGTGTCGCCGACCATCCCGACGTGGTTCCGCAGGTGGAGGTGCTCGCCGAGGATAATGTCCGACCACCAGCGGCTGTCCCACTCGTTCGGTCGCTGGAGGTCCTCGATCTGGTCTGCGTACTTCTCGACGAGGTCGGCGTTAGACTCGAACCAGCGCGGGCGCTCCCAGCCGCCGGCCTCGAAGAATTCGGCATCCAAGTCCTCCTGTCGGTTGTAGAACGCGCTCGTTCGGAGCGGCCGCGTGGACTGCCACTGCTCGCGCGGGTGAACGATGCCGTAGATCTTCTGATAGCCCTCGTGAGCGCGGCTCTTGACGAACTCGTTCGTCTCGCCGTACTCGTCGAAGCGGGCGACGTGGTCGTGGGCGACGATGTCGATGTCGGGGTGTCCCTTCGTCATCCACTTCGAGACCTCCCGAGCGATGGCGGGCGCTTCCTTGATCCAGATGGCCGCACAGGACCACAGCCCGTCGACCTCCGGAATCGGGCCGAGCAGCGGGTGCCCGTCGGGCGTCACCGAGAGCAGCCCGTCGATCGAGTGACGGACGCCGGCGTCGGGGTCGTCGAGGAGGTCCGGAATGATCTCTAAGGCGTGCTCCATCGACTGCTCGAAGGCGTCCTCGGTGAGCGGGGGCTGCGTCGGCGACAGCGGCGACTCCGCGATGGAGGGGACGTCCTCGACGTCCCAGAGGATGGGTCGGTGCTCGTAGGAGCCGACCTCGATGTCGTTGCCGTGCTGGCGCTCGTACATCTGGGAGTCCATATCCCGGATGACCGGGTAGTTGATCTCCCCTTCGGCACCCTCCTCAAAGCGGTCGATCGGACCCACGGAGACCATCTGGTGGACGGCGGGCGTGAGCGGGATGTCGACGCCGGCCATATCGGCGATCTTCGGGCTCCACAGCCCCGCGGCGATGATGACCTCGTCGGCCTCGACGGTCCCCTTGTCCGTCTCGACGGCCTGGATCTCGCCGCCCTC
This DNA window, taken from Halobellus sp. LT62, encodes the following:
- the ilvA gene encoding threonine ammonia-lyase, coding for MTDTESDTGPDALPVQYVDIERARERLDDDTVVKQTPVERSTSLGALVDAEVYLKMEHLQWTGSFKTRGAYNKISQDVENGVEEFVAASAGNHAQGVALAATRCGAQSTIYMPEDAPQAKVDATRSYGATVKLEGKDFQETMSHAQAAVEESDAAFVHAYDDTDIIAGQGTLGTEMYHDNPDVDTVIVPIGGGGLISGISTALKHLSPETRVVGVQATGAETVHESLDKGIPVTLDEVDTIADGIATGGISEATLSIIRANVDEVVTVTDTEIAQAILFLMERAKQVVEGAGAASVAALLSDDLDVSGETVMPLLCGGNLDMTQLQTVVVHALTQRKQRIRLRVRIDDRPGKMQELSGIIADQEANIHDVRHDRSVEDLEVGEAYLVFDVETSGAEHADAIIDAIEAADYSVEDVTRADA
- a CDS encoding electron transfer flavoprotein subunit alpha/FixB family protein, translating into MVLTLVEHDDGDVDDVSLQALALARDVADQTGESLDAVAFGPEADAVAEQIGAHGVQTLRVVDDDALADYAPEAYGRAVVQCAEELGTEAVIAPGTDRGAETLSHAAAKLDEPMAAEVTEVAVGEAYELTRQRWGGTLIEHSKLTADTNLLTVAANEVSAAETGGDAAAVEAFAPDVDESDLRVQLTEVEESDIEGVPLGEARVVVSGGRGTDGDFSELEALVERVPNAALGSSRAAVNEGWRPHDDQIGQTGAKIAPEIYIPCGISGAVQHMVGCKGAENILAVNTDPEAAIIQKADYAVIADLHEVAPAIAEELEARGHAE
- a CDS encoding electron transfer flavoprotein subunit beta/FixA family protein; protein product: MEDTPMEILTAIKRVPETGAKVSLTDDKQAIDTTSLGFTFSPHEECAVEEGVQLVEEHGGNVTILTLGAEDATEQLRSAIAMGADNGILLDGGDEEWGPVGTASAIADAVEEGDTNFDLLLFGNESADTANHQIGVRVAEQLDLPCITGIKDLDIADGIATAKRDVPGGSEVYEIDLPAVITVKEGLNEPRYPSMRAKMQARKASVDQQSPAPHEEGLELVELEVPETDDSPAEILGESPEAAEDVVDVLEELEVV
- a CDS encoding GcvT family protein, coding for MSTNELPSHAGTVIIGAGIVGSSLAGELAERGRDDILLIDKGPLSDPGGSTGHASNFIFPVEHSKDMTQLTSDSRDIYRDFGVFTNSGGIEVARTDERMAELKRRVVSAKSFGEEAELLTPEEVEELVPYVNTDIIKGGFHSKGAGTCDPLRAGELYRQQAKEKDALSTAANTEVLDMRVEGGEIQAVETDKGTVEADEVIIAAGLWSPKIADMAGVDIPLTPAVHQMVSVGPIDRFEEGAEGEINYPVIRDMDSQMYERQHGNDIEVGSYEHRPILWDVEDVPSIAESPLSPTQPPLTEDAFEQSMEHALEIIPDLLDDPDAGVRHSIDGLLSVTPDGHPLLGPIPEVDGLWSCAAIWIKEAPAIAREVSKWMTKGHPDIDIVAHDHVARFDEYGETNEFVKSRAHEGYQKIYGIVHPREQWQSTRPLRTSAFYNRQEDLDAEFFEAGGWERPRWFESNADLVEKYADQIEDLQRPNEWDSRWWSDIILGEHLHLRNHVGMVGDTGFGIFDIIGSDAEENMERLCVARMDIAVDDAVYTPILAPNAGFVADLTVARLGENHYRVITGGAHAGQDRTWFGGKLEGDAELIGRSSELCTLGVWGPNAEALMDSISEEPMTADSFDFAEMKDVTINGVTAKALRISYVGEFGWEIYAPMDRGQRLWDTIYEAGQEFDIRPVGTGVYGETGRMEKSYRLMGAELEIDYNPAEAGLTFHGVKDADFIGKEAYAEAIDEENTATLCTLSVTDHAPDGGEPRFMTGGEPVLDSDGAVLIDDEGRRSYVTSAGTGPSVGKHLLLSYLPQEYANEGEQLQVEYFGQQYPVEVEVAGNGGVFDPDNDRLFRNEY